Part of the Henckelia pumila isolate YLH828 chromosome 2, ASM3356847v2, whole genome shotgun sequence genome is shown below.
CTAATATTATTTTGTTCACGGTAAATTTCACTGACATTGAATGGAAACTCATGATGATATGTCCTGTCTTTTCAGAGTTTAAGAAGTCATGAAGAGGACACAAGGCGTGCAAGTTCGTATCATTCTTATTCCCAAAGTCCACCATATGATTTCCAGTATGAAGAACGGCGCTATGGGAAACATGCACCTGCACTAACTCGAAAGCCCGGTTCAGATCGAGGCCTTTATGAGGGAAAACTCTCTGGTTTCCTGAGTCCTAGTCGTTTTAGCGATCACACAAACGATGACAGGTTTGCAAATGAAGGTTCTAATCCCAGAGCTTCTGACTATTCTATTTCTAGTGGAGGTGATCCACTCAGATCTGATGCATTATCACCAAGATCTCAGAGAGAAACTGAGAGTCCAAGTGGTGAACTCTCAAGAGAAATCCCAAAGCATCATGCAGCTCTACCTAATTCAGATGCTACTAGCAGAAATGCTGGAGGAAGACCATTGCATCCACAGGTTGTGTTTCTACAATACCAAGTGATAACTTTGAAATAGAAGTATTTTATGCCTTGGTGCGTTGCTAAttgctttattgttgattttGGATGTATTTTCACAAATACGTGTCCATTATCCTTTAAAGGCGCAAAAGCTCAATATTTGTTTCTTAAAGTGTGACGTACTTTTAGGCTGACGAGTTACTCTATTTTATTTTCCGTTATTATATTACTCTATGGCTATGGTTTTGTGTTGCATTCTGTGGTAGACTCCTACTCGCACTGCCTGATTGGACAATATTCTTTTATACAGAGGACAGTATCTTTGGGAAGCGTTGGGTCATATGATAGCAATTCCATGTCTTTCAAATCAGGCACTTCCTTAGGCTCGCCGGAAGTTGCTTTTGAATCCGAAAAAGTTGAAATATTCCGTGACAATACTTCAATCTCCCCTCATCCATTGCAATCTTCCGTGTCTGGAAACTTCAACAATGTGGACCTTTTTGGTGCTCCCTTTGCACCGCAGGTTGTTGCTCCTCCAACCCCAACTGTCAGTGACTCTCAAAAGCAAGAGTCATCATCAGCTCAATATACAGATATCTTCCAACAGTTTCCTGCTTCAGTTCCAATAGTGGATGAGCCAAAACCATTGCAAACCCTTCAGCCATCAGCAAGAGACTTATTTGCTCTGCCGCCTGAGCAACAATCAGCTCCATCTTTCAATTCAAAGGCTTTTGATGTGGTAATGCCAACTAATGAAGGATGGGCGACATTTGATAGACCTCAGAACATACTGCCTGTGAGTACAGGAAATTCTGCCGCTTCTGCATTGCCACCTTCTGATGGAAAACTTCGAGAAGGCCTCAACCCTTTTTCACTTGTTCAGAATTCTTCTGTTCAAGCATTTGTCAGTCATGAACCTTTGGTAGTGGGACCTACTTTTTGGTCAGAAGGTCTGCAAAATGCTCAAGGAAACCCAAATAAAACTCATGTAAGCACTGTCCTATTTTGTCTAGTGTTAAGGTAATGAACAGATTACAGCCGTTGGATGCTTTAGGGGTTAGTTGTCGCAATATGAATGGCATATATAAAACAACTTTGGACTGattataattttagaaattgCAGCCATGGAATGCATTTGAAGATCCTGCCAGACTTCTGTCATTCCACAACATGCCAAAAAGTAGCGAACATGCTGCAGGCAATCATGCTTTGGACATTGATAAATCCCTCGGCTTTGGTGTATATGAGGTTGTTAATACCCCTTGTGAATCTGATATTTGTGTATTTTGAacttatttgaaattttctatAATTGCAGGCTTTGGATAATAACAGTGGAAATGTTGGGACTTTGGATGGCAGCGAACCTCCATCCTCTAGCTTATCATCACAGTTTCATAATATGGCATTGCATGATTCCTGCATCGTTCCTCCAGTGGTTTGCTCCTTCCATTTTACTTGAGCTTGATGATATTTCATAACCACCTTGATCCCATCGATATATTGAATTCTCATGATATAATTTGTTTTGCTGGTAGGTTGCTGGAGTGCATCCACTTGCAACTGATCCGAAACCTACCAATCCATTTGATCTTCCATATGATTCTGAAGTCGAATCTGGCAATACGGTATGTCTGGCCATGTTGTGGTCTATATATTTGATTCAGTAGGTTGGGTCACCAATTCACCATGGATGCCTCAGTTGTTTGAGTTCTGATTGTATGTCATTCCAAACAGAAACAAGTTATTCTTTTTGCATTTATTCCTATCTAGTTGCAAGCAATCTTAAGAAACTTGCACACCTAAGTTTGTGTTCCAAGTGACTTGTTTTGCTGGAGTTAAAATAGCTAGTAACTATGTAAAATAGCTAGTGACTTCGAAGTGCACGACTTCCAtgaagccaaaaaaaaaaagacttttttcaaaaaaagaaaTTCTAATGAATGTGTTGCCTTTTGAAGTGCAATTTCTCCTCTATTTACCATAATAAAAGAGCACAGAAAAGCCCAACAGCACGTCGCCTTTCCCCCCATAGCCCGTGCCCTTGTGGCTCCTTGGCCCCTTGGTTTTTGCCCTTgcattttaatatttgatattgatatttgaaagatgaagatgatttcAATATtagataataattttttttcaaaaaattgaatttatttctatttttattttttagaatatttatttattgtgctTAAAGCCCCAAGACACATGAGTGCATTAATGTGCCTTGCGCTTTTGGCAACGGTGGATCACTCCATCCTTTCAGTCTTCCGGATTTAGTTGTGTTTTCAATCATTTGTCATTTCCACAATTGTTAATGTATTGTCGTAGTAAAATAATAACAAGAATCGCTAGTAAAATTGTCACGGACTCGAAGAAATGCCATGCTTCTTTTCTCCCAATGCgtacatatattttattatgCCAAATATTTTGCTGGGTGTAGTTCTGGTTATGACGCTGTGTGCTTGGTTGCAGTTTTGGGGAATGGGCTGTTTGCCGGCTGCGATGCCAAATGACCCGATGCCAACCTCCTATGTTGGTGGTGTGAGTACATCCTGGCTTCCCCAAAATTCAGGTGCATCCTTATTCCTTTGTCCCTGGTGGAGTTACATTTGATTCTCCAAGTGGAAATACATTTCTGTTTGACTGTCATCTATTTGAGGAAAATTGATAATTGTCCCACTATCCATCTCACCTAACTATGTCTTTTCCACTTCTTGCAGGGTCTTTGGGATTTATGGCAGGTCAAACGCCAAGCATTCAAATATCGTAAGTCTTATTTACGTCTCTCcctttgcttttttttttttttttttctcatgacTAATTTCTATTTGGTGTGTAATGTTCAGTTTTATGTTCTGTTTGTGGTTGTGGTTGTGGTTGTGGTTGTGGTTCAGAGCTGTCTGCTAATACGAATTTTGCCAGGATACAAAATTGTGTGTCAATAGCtgcaattatattttaaatcttAGTccgctaatttttttttcctattcAGAATAATCGAATCCGATATCTTTTTTAAGGAGCTTGGGCGGGCTTCAGGTGTACTAGTTAATATTTAGGTAGAAAATAAGATTGTGTTGAGTGATTTGATCTGTAAAAAAGTTGTGCAGTTAAGCAAGAGATGTGCATTTGTGTGCATACATATGAACTTATGTCACCTTTCAGCTATTGTTTCTGCACTTAAC
Proteins encoded:
- the LOC140880491 gene encoding probable ADP-ribosylation factor GTPase-activating protein AGD14 isoform X3, yielding MSTKREEEKNEKIIRGLMKLPPNRRCINCNSLGPQYVCTNFWTFVCTTCSGIHREFTHRVKSVSMAKFTSQEVEALQNGGNQRARELFLKAWDPQRQRLPDNSNVDKVREFIKNVYVQKKYTLEKPSDRPPKDPQSLRSHEEDTRRASSYHSYSQSPPYDFQYEERRYGKHAPALTRKPGSDRGLYEGKLSGFLSPSRFSDHTNDDRFANEGSNPRASDYSISSGGDPLRSDALSPRSQRETESPSGELSREIPKHHAALPNSDATSRNAGGRPLHPQRTVSLGSVGSYDSNSMSFKSGTSLGSPEVAFESEKVEIFRDNTSISPHPLQSSVSGNFNNVDLFGAPFAPQVVAPPTPTVSDSQKQESSSAQYTDIFQQFPASVPIVDEPKPLQTLQPSARDLFALPPEQQSAPSFNSKAFDVVMPTNEGWATFDRPQNILPVSTGNSAASALPPSDGKLREGLNPFSLVQNSSVQAFVSHEPLVVGPTFWSEGLQNAQGNPNKTHPWNAFEDPARLLSFHNMPKSSEHAAGNHALDIDKSLGFGVYEALDNNSGNVGTLDGSEPPSSSLSSQFHNMALHDSCIVPPVVAGVHPLATDPKPTNPFDLPYDSEVESGNTFWGMGCLPAAMPNDPMPTSYVGGVSTSWLPQNSGSLGFMAGQTPSIQISNVPAQGHVASIGGNPFA
- the LOC140880491 gene encoding probable ADP-ribosylation factor GTPase-activating protein AGD14 isoform X1, whose product is MSTKREEEKNEKIIRGLMKLPPNRRCINCNSLGPQYVCTNFWTFVCTTCSGIHREFTHRVKSVSMAKFTSQEVEALQNGGNQRARELFLKAWDPQRQRLPDNSNVDKVREFIKNVYVQKKYTLEKPSDRPPKDPQSLRSHEEDTRRASSYHSYSQSPPYDFQYEERRYGKHAPALTRKPGSDRGLYEGKLSGFLSPSRFSDHTNDDRFANEGSNPRASDYSISSGGDPLRSDALSPRSQRETESPSGELSREIPKHHAALPNSDATSRNAGGRPLHPQRTVSLGSVGSYDSNSMSFKSGTSLGSPEVAFESEKVEIFRDNTSISPHPLQSSVSGNFNNVDLFGAPFAPQVVAPPTPTVSDSQKQESSSAQYTDIFQQFPASVPIVDEPKPLQTLQPSARDLFALPPEQQSAPSFNSKAFDVVMPTNEGWATFDRPQNILPVSTGNSAASALPPSDGKLREGLNPFSLVQNSSVQAFVSHEPLVVGPTFWSEGLQNAQGNPNKTHKLQPWNAFEDPARLLSFHNMPKSSEHAAGNHALDIDKSLGFGVYEALDNNSGNVGTLDGSEPPSSSLSSQFHNMALHDSCIVPPVVAGVHPLATDPKPTNPFDLPYDSEVESGNTFWGMGCLPAAMPNDPMPTSYVGGVSTSWLPQNSGSLGFMAGQTPSIQISNVPAQGHVASIGGNPFA
- the LOC140880491 gene encoding probable ADP-ribosylation factor GTPase-activating protein AGD14 isoform X2, producing MSTKREEEKNEKIIRGLMKLPPNRRCINCNSLGPQYVCTNFWTFVCTTCSGIHREFTHRVKSVSMAKFTSQEVEALQNGGNQRARELFLKAWDPQRQRLPDNSNVDKVREFIKNVYVQKKYTLEKPSDRPPKDPQSLRSHEEDTRRASSYHSYSQSPPYDFQYEERRYGKHAPALTRKPGSDRGLYEGKLSGFLSPSRFSDHTNDDRFANEGSNPRASDYSISSGGDPLRSDALSPRSQRETESPSGELSREIPKHHAALPNSDATSRNAGGRPLHPQRTVSLGSVGSYDSNSMSFKSGTSLGSPEVAFESEKVEIFRDNTSISPHPLQSSVSGNFNNVDLFGAPFAPQVVAPPTPTVSDSQKQESSSAQYTDIFQQFPASVPIVDEPKPLQTLQPSARDLFALPPEQQSAPSFNSKAFDVVMPTNEGWATFDRPQNILPVSTGNSAASALPPSDGKLREGLNPFSLVQNSSVQAFVSHEPLVVGPTFWSEGLQNAQGNPNKTHKLQPWNAFEDPARLLSFHNMPKSSEHAAGNHALDIDKSLGFGVYEALDNNSGNVGTLDGSEPPSSSLSSQFHNMALHDSCIVPPVAGVHPLATDPKPTNPFDLPYDSEVESGNTFWGMGCLPAAMPNDPMPTSYVGGVSTSWLPQNSGSLGFMAGQTPSIQISNVPAQGHVASIGGNPFA